The genomic window TCGAGCGCCCTGCGCAGGTCGCCGAGCAGGCCGAGCCGGTCGGGGGTGTTGCCGTCCCTGGTCGCCTCGTAGACCTCGACGCCGCTGCGGTCGCGCTTGGCCTGATACATCGCCACGTCCGCCCGCCGCAGCAGCCCTTCGGCGTCCAGCGCGTGGTCCGGGAAGACGGCGACGCCCGCGCTGGCCTCAAGCACCAGGGACAGCCCGTCGAGGCTGAGCGGCGAGCCGAGCGCGGCGACCAGCGTCCTGGCGATCCGCTGGGCGCGGGTCGCCGAGTCGCAGCCGGGCAGCAGCACGGCGAATTCGTCGCCGCCGAGCCTGGCCACCTCGGCGCCCCGCGGCAGGGCCAGCCGGAGCCGGTCGGCGACCTGGAGCAGCAGCCGGTCACCGGCCAGGTGGCCGAGGGTGTCGTTGACGGAACGGAACTTGTCCAGGTCGATCAGGATCAGCCCGACCCGCCCGCAGCCGTCCGGTGGATGGCTGCCGGTGCCGCCGGTCGCGGCCACGAAGCCCGGCTCGGCCCGCTCGTAGTCCTCCTGGGCGTCGTCCAGCGCGCCCCAGGCCCGCTCCAGCAGCCACTGGCGGTTGGGCAGCCCGGTGAGCGGGTCGCGCAACTGCTCCTCGGCGCGGGCGTGCGCGATCCACAGCGTGGAGTCCAGCGCGATCAGCGGTACGCAGAACAGCGGCAGCAGCGCCGGCTTGTCGCAGGCGACGACCAGGATCAGCGGGGAGATGCCGAGCAGCGCGCCGCCGAACATGCCCTGCCGGATGAGCGCGGACCGGGCGATGGTGGGCAGTCCGCCGGTGCGGGGTGCGAAGGCGCACCACAGCAGCGCGCGGGTGGCCGCCAGGTAGGTCAGCGCGACCAGGACGACGATCGGCACGGCGGTCACCGTCCAGCCGTGGGGGTCCCACGGGTGCTCGACGGTGGGGTGGGCGCCGCACAGGGCCAGCATCAGCGCGCCGGCGCCGATACCGAGGATGTCGATGGAGCCGTAGAGGGCGGCCTGCCGCCAGCGGTGTCTGCGGGCGGCGCCGACCAGCGTCACCACGGCCAGGCTGACCAGGACGGCGGGCACCCAGCCATGGACGAGCAGCATGGCCAGCGTGAGGGCGGCGCCGGAACCGGTGCCGCCCCACCAGCGGTCCCGGCCCATCGCCACCAGGTGGCCGACGATGATGCCGGTGAGGATCGCGAAGCCCCAGCCCGCGCTGCCGTTGGGGAACAGCGCGTGGCCTTTGCCGACCGCCCGGAGGACGCCGACCACGAGGCAGACGGCGGCGGCCGGCGGCGCCGCGTTGCGCACCAGGGACCTGGACAGCGACGGGGCGAGGACCGGGGGCGGCGCGACCGTGACCGCGGGCGCGCTGCGCGGCGGCGCAGCCGCTTCGGCACTCTCCGTCGGTCGCATGCCCGTCCCTCTCACAGCCCGGTGTGGCAAGCAGGTCCACCGCGCCCTGCCCGCGGACGAGTTCCGCATGTGCCGGAACGTTCATCCCCGGCGGGCGCGCGTCTCAACACTAGGCCGCCTTGTGCCGTCACGGGCACCGATCGACCGTGGTTGCCCGAATGCGACCAGGCACATCGACGTATTCTGATATAGGCCGATCGGGTGACATCCTCGGGCCATTCAGCCGGATTCACCGTCCGTCCCGGCGTCTGTCGGGGCCGCGGCGGAGGTGTCCGTTTCCACGGGATTCACCGTATTGAGCCGGGCGGCCTCCGGGCCGTCCGCGAGCAGTACCGCGAAGCCCTCCTCGTCCAGAACAGGCACTTTCAGCTGTACGGCTTTGTCGAACTTGGAGCCGGGGTTGTCGCCGACCACGACGAAGTCCGTTTTCTTGGACACCGATCCGGTGACTTTCGCACCTCGGCTGCCCAACGCCTCTTTTGCGCCATCCCGGGTATATGTCGACAGCGTTCCGGTCACCACCACGGTCAGTCCTTCGAGTGGCCTCGGCCCTTCGTCCGAGCCCTCCTCGGTGAAGACGACGCCGGCGTCCCGCCACTTCTGGATGATCTCCAGGTGCCAGTCCTCGGCGAACCACTGCTTGACGGAGGCGGCGATGGTGCCGCCCACCCCGTCGACGGCGGCCAGCTCCTCCTCGGCGGCGTCCTTGATCCGGTCCAGGTCGCGGAACTCGCGGGCCAGCGCGGCGGCGGCGACCGGACCGACATGGCGGATGGACAGGCCGGTGATGATCCTGGCCAGCGGGCGGTCTTTCGCCGCCGCGATGTTCTCCAGCATCGCCATCGCGTTCTTCTTCGGCTCGCCCTTCTGGTTGGCGAAGAAGGTGACGATCTTCGGCTCGCCGGTCGCCGGGTCCCGCTTGGGCAGGCCGGTGTCCTGGTCCAGGACGTGCGAGCGGATCGGCAGCAGCTGCTCGATGGTGAGGCCGAACAGGTCGCCCTCGTTCTTCACCGGCGGCTCGTGCGGCTCCAGCGGCTGGGTCAGCGCGGTGGCCGCGACGTAGCCGAGCCCTTCGATGTCCAGGCTGCGGCGGCCCGCGAGGTAGAAGATCCGCTCCCGCAACTGGGCGGGGCAGTAGCGAGCGTTGGGGCACCGCAGATCGATGTCCCCTTCCTTCATGGGCTGCAGGGCGGTGCCGCAGTCCGGGCACTCGCCGGGCATCACGAACTCCCGCTCGCTGCCGTCCCGCAGGTCCACCACCGGGCCCAGGATCTCCGGGATGACGTCACCGGCCTTGCGCAGCACCACGGTGTCGCCGATCAGGACGCCCTTCTTCTTGACGACCTCCTGGTTGTGCAGCGTCGCGAACTCCACCTCGGACCCGGCCACCGTCACCGGCTCCACCACCGCGTACGGCGTGACCCGGCCGGTGCGACCGACGCCGACCCGGATCTCCACCAGCTTGGTGTTGACCTCCTCCGGGGCGTACTTCCAGGCGATGGCCCAGCGCGGGGCACGGGAGGTCGAGCCCAGGCGGCCCTGCAGCCGGATCTCGTCGACCTTGACGACCACCCCGTCGATCTCGTGCTCGACGTCGTGCCGGTGCTCGCCGTAGTAGGCGATGAACTCCCGCACCTCGGCGAGCGAGTCGACCACCTTGTTGTAACGGGCGGTGGGCAGGCCCCATTCGTGCAGCAGCTCGTAGCCGTGCGACTGGCAGTCGATGTCGAAGCCCTCGCGGGCGCCGAGGCCGTGCACCACCATCCGCAGCGGGCGGGAGGCGGTGATCCGCGGGTCCTTCTGGCGCAGCGAACCGGCCGCCGCATTGCGCGGGTTGGCGAACGGCTTGTCACCCTGCTCGACCAGCCGGGCGTTCAGCTCCTCGAACTTCTCGCCGGGGAAGTAGACCTCGCCGCGGATCTCCACCAGCTGCGGCACCCGGTCGCCGGCCAGCCGCTCGGGGATGCCGGCGATCGTCCGCACGTTGGGCGTGATGTCCTCGCCGGTCCGGCCGTCGCCGCGGGTCGCCGCGCGGGTGAGCCGGCCGCGCTCGTAGGTCAGGTTGACCGCCAGGCCGTCGACCTTGAGCTCGCACAGGAAGTGGTACGGGCTGCGCTCGTTGTCCGGCGCTCCCAGTTCGGCCGCGACCCGGTCGGCCCAGGTGGTCAGCTCCTCGTCGGTGAAGGCGTTGTCCAGTGACAGCAGCCGCTCGCGGTGCTGCACGGAGACGAACTCCGTCTCGTAGGCACCGGCCACCTTCTGGGTGGGCGAATCCGGGGTGCGCAGGCCCGGATACCGCTCCTCCAGGGCCTCAAGACCGCGCAGCAGCTTGTCGAACTCGGCGTCGCTGACGACCGGCGCGTCCTTGACGTAGTAACGGAAGCGGTGCTCCTCGACCTGCTCGGCGACGCGAGCGTGCTCCTCGCGTGCCTCCGCGGGAATCTCCGTGTCCTCCACGACCCCGTCCTTCCTCACTACTCAGGGTTGTCGACGAGCGAGCGTGCCGCCTTCGTACAGTGCACGAGAGCAGCACGGGCGTAGGCCGGTGAGGCCCCTGCCAGACCGCAGGACGGGGTGACGGCGACGGAGGACCCCAACGCCCCCGGTGCCAGCCCCAGCCTGCGCCACAACGCCCGAACACCCCTCACGCTACCGGCAGGGTCTGACAATGGGGCGTCGCTGCCGGGCACGACACCGGCGAAGAGAGCGGTGCCCGCCTCCGCCGCCTCACCGAAGTCGTCCCAGTCACTCTCGGTGAGCAGGTCCAGGTCGAAGGAGATGCCGGCCGCGCCCGCCCGGCGCAGCAGCGGGAAGGGGACGTCCGGCGCGCAGGAGTGCACGACGACCGGCACGCCCGCCGCCGTGATCAGCTCGCGCAGCGCCGACTCGATCACGGCCCGGTCGACCGCGCGATAGGTGCGGTAGCCGCTGGCCGTCCTGATCTGGCCGCGCAGCACCGCCGTCAGCGACGGCTCGTCCAGTTGCAGCACCACGTCCGCCCCCGGCACCCGGCGGCGGACGTCGGCGAGGTGGTCGGTGAGGCCTTCGGTGAGCGACGCGGCCAGGTCGCGGCAGGCGCCGGGATCGCGCAGCGCGGCCTCGCCGTGCCGGGTCTCCACCGACGCCGCCAGGGTCCAGGGGCCGACCGCCTGGACCTTCAGCAGACCCTGGTAGCCCTGGGTGAACTCCTCCAGGGCGTCCAGGTCCTCGCGCAGCCACGACCTGGCCCGCTTGCTGTCGCGGCCCGGCCGGTCGCCGAACCGCCAGCCGCTGGGTTCGACCCGGGCGTACATCTCGGCCAGCAGCCCGAGGCTGCGGCCGATCATGTCCGCGCCGGGTCCGCGGGCGGGCAGTTCGGGGAGGAAGGCCATGCCCGCGGTCGCCTCGGTCGCGACGCGGGCCGCCTCCCGGGCGTCGCCGCCCGGCAGGGAGCCCACGCCGGTGGCGGTGGCCTCGGGGAGGTGCAGATCGTTGCTCACGCCCGAAGGGTAAGCCCTCCGCGCGGGCCGCTCCGGTGGCCGCGGGATCCCCCGGTCGCCCCTGGTCGCCCGCTATCCGCCGGGGCGGACGGTCAGGTCGGTGAGCTCGGCGTCCCGGGGGAGGTCGAGCGCGGTGACGACGGTGGTGGCCACCGAGTCCGGGTGGATCCAGCGGGCCGGGTCGTAGGGCTTGCCCTCCTGCTGGTGGACCTTCTGCTGCATCGGGGTCGCGGTGCGGCTCGGGTAGACCGAGGTGACCCGGACGCCGGCGGCGTGCTCCTCGGCGCGCAGCGCGTCGGCCAGCGCGCGCAGGCCGAACTTGCTCGCGCCGTACGCGCCCCAGTCGGCGCTGACGCTCAGGCCCGAGGTGGAGTTGACGAAGACCACATGGCCCCGGGACAGCCGCAGTTGCGGCAGCAGCAGCCGGGTCAGCTCGGCCGGGCCCATCAGGTTGACCGCCAGCGTCTCCTGCCAGACCTTCGGGGTGAGGTCGCCGATCACGCCCAGTTCGACCACGCCGGCGATGTGCAGCAGCGAGTCCAGGCGGTCGGGCGGCGCCTGGTGGCCCAGCGCCCAGGACAGCCGCGCCGGTTCGGCCAGATCGCCGACCAGCGTACGGGCGCCGGGGTGACGCTTCGCCAGCTCCTTGGCCCGCCCGGCGTCCCTGGCCAGCAGCCACAGCTCGTCGCCGCGCTCCAGCAGGCGCTGCGCGACGGCACTGCCGATGCCGGACCCGGCGCCGGTGACCAGGTGGATGCGCGGACTGCTCACAGGTGCTCCCGGATGTATGCCAGGGCGTCGGCGCCGTCGGTGGCGAAGTACACCAGCTCGGACAGCGGCAGCGGCAGGAAGCCCTCGGCGTCCATCCTGCGCAGTTGCAGTTCCAGACCGTCGTAGAAACCCGCGCTGTTCAGCAGGACCACCGGTTTGGCGTGCAGCCCGTGCTTCTTGAGCTCCAGGATCTCGGTGGCCTCGTCCAGGGTGCCGGCGCCGCCGACCATCACCACGAC from Streptomyces sp. NBC_01198 includes these protein-coding regions:
- a CDS encoding methionine synthase, whose amino-acid sequence is MSNDLHLPEATATGVGSLPGGDAREAARVATEATAGMAFLPELPARGPGADMIGRSLGLLAEMYARVEPSGWRFGDRPGRDSKRARSWLREDLDALEEFTQGYQGLLKVQAVGPWTLAASVETRHGEAALRDPGACRDLAASLTEGLTDHLADVRRRVPGADVVLQLDEPSLTAVLRGQIRTASGYRTYRAVDRAVIESALRELITAAGVPVVVHSCAPDVPFPLLRRAGAAGISFDLDLLTESDWDDFGEAAEAGTALFAGVVPGSDAPLSDPAGSVRGVRALWRRLGLAPGALGSSVAVTPSCGLAGASPAYARAALVHCTKAARSLVDNPE
- the ligA gene encoding NAD-dependent DNA ligase LigA → MEDTEIPAEAREEHARVAEQVEEHRFRYYVKDAPVVSDAEFDKLLRGLEALEERYPGLRTPDSPTQKVAGAYETEFVSVQHRERLLSLDNAFTDEELTTWADRVAAELGAPDNERSPYHFLCELKVDGLAVNLTYERGRLTRAATRGDGRTGEDITPNVRTIAGIPERLAGDRVPQLVEIRGEVYFPGEKFEELNARLVEQGDKPFANPRNAAAGSLRQKDPRITASRPLRMVVHGLGAREGFDIDCQSHGYELLHEWGLPTARYNKVVDSLAEVREFIAYYGEHRHDVEHEIDGVVVKVDEIRLQGRLGSTSRAPRWAIAWKYAPEEVNTKLVEIRVGVGRTGRVTPYAVVEPVTVAGSEVEFATLHNQEVVKKKGVLIGDTVVLRKAGDVIPEILGPVVDLRDGSEREFVMPGECPDCGTALQPMKEGDIDLRCPNARYCPAQLRERIFYLAGRRSLDIEGLGYVAATALTQPLEPHEPPVKNEGDLFGLTIEQLLPIRSHVLDQDTGLPKRDPATGEPKIVTFFANQKGEPKKNAMAMLENIAAAKDRPLARIITGLSIRHVGPVAAAALAREFRDLDRIKDAAEEELAAVDGVGGTIAASVKQWFAEDWHLEIIQKWRDAGVVFTEEGSDEGPRPLEGLTVVVTGTLSTYTRDGAKEALGSRGAKVTGSVSKKTDFVVVGDNPGSKFDKAVQLKVPVLDEEGFAVLLADGPEAARLNTVNPVETDTSAAAPTDAGTDGESG
- a CDS encoding SDR family oxidoreductase produces the protein MSSPRIHLVTGAGSGIGSAVAQRLLERGDELWLLARDAGRAKELAKRHPGARTLVGDLAEPARLSWALGHQAPPDRLDSLLHIAGVVELGVIGDLTPKVWQETLAVNLMGPAELTRLLLPQLRLSRGHVVFVNSTSGLSVSADWGAYGASKFGLRALADALRAEEHAAGVRVTSVYPSRTATPMQQKVHQQEGKPYDPARWIHPDSVATTVVTALDLPRDAELTDLTVRPGG
- a CDS encoding putative bifunctional diguanylate cyclase/phosphodiesterase — its product is MRPTESAEAAAPPRSAPAVTVAPPPVLAPSLSRSLVRNAAPPAAAVCLVVGVLRAVGKGHALFPNGSAGWGFAILTGIIVGHLVAMGRDRWWGGTGSGAALTLAMLLVHGWVPAVLVSLAVVTLVGAARRHRWRQAALYGSIDILGIGAGALMLALCGAHPTVEHPWDPHGWTVTAVPIVVLVALTYLAATRALLWCAFAPRTGGLPTIARSALIRQGMFGGALLGISPLILVVACDKPALLPLFCVPLIALDSTLWIAHARAEEQLRDPLTGLPNRQWLLERAWGALDDAQEDYERAEPGFVAATGGTGSHPPDGCGRVGLILIDLDKFRSVNDTLGHLAGDRLLLQVADRLRLALPRGAEVARLGGDEFAVLLPGCDSATRAQRIARTLVAALGSPLSLDGLSLVLEASAGVAVFPDHALDAEGLLRRADVAMYQAKRDRSGVEVYEATRDGNTPDRLGLLGDLRRALDAGDVELHYQPKVRFDGRVAGLEALVRWEHPERGRVSPDEFITMAETSGLMPRLTEYVLDTALAQVAHWRRMGLDVPVAVNVSPRDVHSPGFAGTVAARLARHQVPPGSLQLEITEHVLLEDPQRAADTLNGLTGHGVKMSLDDFGTGYSSLVHLRRLPVSELKIDRSFVARLVVDTEDAEIVRCTIDLAHSLGLMVVAEGVEDDETWERLRDLRCDAVQGWLVAAAMPPDEATKWLLARGERGALPAAAARTLPALPPVTPPPAPARTIERA